A stretch of Chitinophaga caeni DNA encodes these proteins:
- a CDS encoding TetR/AcrR family transcriptional regulator, with product MSKEMNMAGRPKIYDEDAILEKALNVFWEKGFENASADDLLKAMGIGKGSFYLAFKGGKQELFEKTMDRVVHRHFDEFRKGVQSCANPVRLVKDFFLSLVTEQSPVGDKGCYFGNALVQVSDQNLQLKLQAVKNLDILEAIFKEAMDRGKKMGLLETKLSSKELALYLVNLWNGINITKRMQHEPKALKQLMLLNLDIIA from the coding sequence TTGTCAAAGGAAATGAACATGGCAGGCAGACCGAAAATATATGATGAAGATGCAATACTGGAAAAGGCGTTGAACGTGTTTTGGGAGAAGGGCTTCGAAAATGCTTCTGCTGATGATTTGCTCAAAGCCATGGGGATTGGGAAGGGGAGCTTTTACCTGGCTTTCAAAGGTGGGAAACAGGAGCTTTTCGAGAAAACTATGGATCGCGTGGTACACCGCCATTTCGATGAGTTTAGAAAAGGGGTACAGTCATGTGCGAACCCGGTGCGTTTAGTGAAGGATTTTTTCTTGTCGCTTGTTACGGAACAGTCGCCGGTTGGCGATAAAGGCTGCTATTTCGGAAATGCTTTGGTGCAAGTGAGTGATCAAAATCTTCAACTAAAGTTGCAGGCAGTTAAGAACCTTGACATCCTGGAAGCCATCTTCAAGGAAGCGATGGATCGAGGTAAGAAAATGGGTTTACTGGAAACCAAGTTATCATCGAAAGAATTGGCGCTCTACCTCGTGAATCTTTGGAACGGTATCAATATCACCAAGCGGATGCAGCATGAACCTAAAGCTTTGAAACAACTCATGCTTTTAAACTTGGACATCATAGCATAA
- a CDS encoding OsmC family peroxiredoxin, translating into MKRKAIAVWNGDIKSGAGHLTTQSTTLNKTQYSFNSRFADGVGTNPEELLAAAHAGCFTMKLDLDLTQAGYTVESLETESVITLDNGKITLSELTLKAKVPGITEEKFQELAAGAEKTCPVSNAFSFEIKLNATLIA; encoded by the coding sequence ATGAAACGTAAAGCAATTGCCGTTTGGAATGGCGACATTAAATCAGGCGCAGGACATTTAACCACGCAAAGTACTACTTTGAACAAAACACAATATTCTTTCAACAGTCGCTTTGCCGATGGTGTGGGCACCAACCCCGAAGAGTTATTGGCTGCGGCGCATGCGGGTTGTTTTACCATGAAATTGGACCTGGATTTAACGCAGGCCGGTTACACTGTAGAATCACTTGAAACCGAATCGGTTATTACTTTGGATAATGGTAAGATCACTTTATCGGAATTAACATTAAAAGCAAAAGTACCGGGGATTACGGAAGAGAAATTTCAAGAATTAGCCGCGGGCGCTGAAAAAACTTGTCCCGTTAGCAATGCATTCAGCTTTGAAATTAAATTGAATGCTACGTTGATTGCTTAA
- a CDS encoding helix-turn-helix domain-containing protein: MKQELLHAPYSISYITLDEGPEPAHRHHFFELVYIISGTGTQCINQSKFDYHDGHMFLVTPEDCHSFDIKSTTTFFFLKFNNIYLKDSGIPGENIQRLEYILQNASHKQGCILKNLTDKQLVRPVVEAIIRETINQDIYNRELIQQLVNTLIVVVARNIAKFQQLDVSEQTEAKALDILHYIQNNIYDPEKLKADHLGKQFNISSAYLSRYFKQHTGETMQQYLGNYKTQLIVHRLLHSDKRITEIANEFNFTDESHFNKYFKKQKGLSPKEFRKQAREKVVEKMA, translated from the coding sequence ATGAAACAAGAATTATTACATGCTCCGTATTCAATTTCTTATATAACCTTAGATGAAGGTCCTGAACCTGCCCATCGGCATCATTTCTTTGAATTGGTATATATTATATCAGGAACGGGAACACAATGTATTAATCAAAGTAAGTTTGATTACCACGATGGACATATGTTCCTGGTAACGCCGGAAGATTGTCATTCGTTTGATATCAAATCAACCACGACGTTTTTTTTCCTGAAGTTTAATAATATTTATTTGAAGGATAGCGGGATACCCGGTGAAAACATACAACGCTTGGAATATATACTGCAAAATGCATCCCATAAACAAGGTTGCATCCTGAAAAACCTAACCGATAAGCAGTTGGTACGCCCGGTAGTAGAGGCTATTATCCGCGAAACGATCAACCAAGATATTTACAACAGGGAATTGATACAGCAATTGGTCAATACATTGATCGTTGTCGTGGCGAGAAATATTGCTAAGTTTCAACAACTGGATGTATCGGAACAAACGGAAGCGAAAGCCCTTGATATTTTGCATTATATCCAGAATAACATTTATGACCCTGAAAAGCTGAAGGCAGATCACCTGGGCAAGCAATTCAATATTTCCTCGGCATATTTAAGCCGTTATTTCAAGCAGCATACAGGTGAAACCATGCAGCAATACCTAGGAAATTATAAAACACAATTGATTGTTCACCGCCTATTGCACTCCGATAAACGGATCACTGAAATTGCAAACGAGTTTAACTTCACGGATGAAAGTCATTTCAATAAATATTTTAAGAAGCAAAAAGGTCTGAGTCCAAAGGAATTTAGGAAACAAGCCAGGGAAAAAGTAGTGGAAAAAATGGCTTAG
- a CDS encoding NADP-dependent oxidoreductase, which yields MKAILLQKPGGTENFEYQDIHKPAIHPGEVLIEVKAISINPVDIKTRMGKGVYGRIKDESPLILGWDVSGLVVESLSDEYKAGDEVFGMIRFPGHGKAYAEYVAAPAAHLAKKPGNVSHEEAVAATLAALTAYQVIVEQAQVKDGQKVLIHAASGGVGHYAVQVAKSLGAYVIGTSSEKNRDFVLGLGADEHIDYHTADLDALKDIDFALDALGDANVLRTIPLMKKGGTIISIPSGLGQEVVEAAKVNQVNAGFSMVQSSGENMKAIADLLANGTLRSHVSTAFSFDDITGAHQQIESGRTVGKIVLTF from the coding sequence ATGAAAGCAATATTGTTACAAAAGCCCGGTGGAACGGAAAATTTTGAATATCAAGACATTCATAAACCTGCTATTCATCCGGGGGAAGTGCTCATAGAGGTGAAAGCTATCAGCATCAATCCTGTTGATATAAAAACCCGGATGGGGAAGGGTGTTTACGGGCGGATTAAAGATGAAAGTCCGCTAATATTAGGTTGGGATGTTTCAGGGTTAGTAGTGGAAAGTTTGTCCGATGAATATAAAGCCGGTGATGAAGTATTCGGTATGATCCGTTTTCCCGGCCATGGAAAGGCTTACGCGGAATATGTTGCGGCGCCCGCGGCACATCTTGCCAAAAAGCCGGGGAATGTCAGCCATGAAGAGGCTGTGGCTGCAACATTGGCTGCATTAACTGCTTACCAGGTGATCGTGGAACAGGCGCAAGTAAAAGATGGACAAAAAGTATTGATACATGCAGCATCCGGTGGCGTTGGACATTACGCGGTACAGGTTGCCAAAAGTTTGGGCGCGTATGTGATCGGCACATCTTCAGAAAAGAACAGGGATTTCGTGCTGGGTTTAGGCGCTGATGAACATATAGATTATCATACCGCGGACCTGGATGCCCTGAAAGATATCGATTTTGCTCTCGATGCATTGGGGGATGCCAATGTACTTCGCACCATCCCTTTAATGAAGAAAGGCGGGACGATTATCAGCATCCCTTCGGGCTTGGGGCAGGAGGTAGTAGAAGCAGCTAAAGTTAACCAGGTAAATGCCGGCTTTTCGATGGTGCAGTCCAGCGGCGAAAACATGAAAGCCATTGCAGATCTCCTGGCAAATGGAACTTTACGCTCGCATGTTTCCACGGCATTTTCATTTGATGATATTACGGGCGCTCACCAACAAATTGAATCCGGAAGAACGGTGGGAAAAATTGTATTGACATTTTAA
- a CDS encoding DoxX family membrane protein, which produces MNKTSYLLLRLGVALSMFGHGLVRLPKLNAFSGWMMKSFEQSWMPAPAVQAFSYALPIAEFIVGLLLVLGLFTRQALVAGAIVMLLLIFGTTVVENWEALPAQLVHLAFFAVLLHFLSSNSFAMDIKRNVS; this is translated from the coding sequence ATGAATAAAACCAGTTACCTCTTGTTAAGGTTGGGTGTTGCCTTGAGCATGTTCGGCCACGGGTTAGTACGTTTGCCGAAGTTGAATGCTTTTAGCGGCTGGATGATGAAGAGTTTTGAGCAGTCATGGATGCCTGCGCCCGCTGTACAGGCATTTAGTTATGCCTTACCCATTGCCGAGTTTATAGTAGGATTGTTGTTAGTGTTGGGGTTATTCACCCGCCAAGCGCTTGTTGCAGGAGCAATAGTAATGTTGCTATTAATATTCGGAACTACGGTGGTTGAAAATTGGGAAGCTTTGCCGGCCCAGTTGGTTCACCTGGCATTTTTTGCGGTGTTGCTGCATTTCTTGTCCTCGAATAGTTTTGCGATGGATATAAAGCGGAATGTTTCTTAA
- a CDS encoding DNA alkylation repair protein: MTLKETLAKLESLGSEKMRLQHKKAGASDHQYGVKMGDIRKVAQSIKSDHELALELWDTGIIDAQFLAILIMKPKKVSKDDIKELIRSVQFVNVVDWLYSYIIKAHPDKEALRLEWMKSKDPVAARLGWSLTSGRVAREPEGIDIEALLDRIEKEMPKAAPQVQWTMNSTLAQIGICMPGYRERALSIGEKLGIYRDYPVSKGCTSPFAPIWINEMVRRNNQG, from the coding sequence ATGACACTAAAAGAAACGCTGGCCAAATTAGAATCCCTGGGTTCCGAAAAAATGCGCTTGCAGCATAAGAAGGCCGGGGCAAGTGATCATCAATACGGGGTTAAGATGGGCGATATCAGGAAGGTAGCGCAAAGCATCAAATCCGATCATGAATTGGCCTTGGAACTTTGGGATACGGGCATCATCGATGCGCAATTCCTGGCTATATTAATCATGAAGCCAAAAAAAGTGTCGAAAGATGATATCAAGGAATTGATACGATCGGTGCAATTTGTAAATGTTGTTGATTGGCTGTATTCCTATATTATAAAAGCTCATCCCGATAAAGAGGCGCTCCGCTTGGAGTGGATGAAATCAAAGGATCCGGTAGCGGCAAGGTTGGGTTGGAGCCTGACCAGCGGTCGTGTGGCGCGCGAACCGGAAGGTATTGATATAGAAGCCTTATTGGATCGCATTGAGAAAGAAATGCCGAAGGCCGCGCCGCAAGTTCAATGGACGATGAACTCAACCCTGGCACAGATCGGTATTTGTATGCCCGGATACCGTGAAAGGGCCCTATCTATCGGGGAGAAATTGGGCATTTACAGGGATTACCCGGTGTCGAAAGGCTGTACTTCTCCTTTTGCGCCGATCTGGATTAACGAGATGGTGCGGCGGAACAACCAGGGATAA
- a CDS encoding S41 family peptidase, with translation MKKCIYFLLISMTHLCASAQKNSYTVFFKTWNYLKYYHPDFATGKLNADSLFLQDVKKITATTDHNAVIALLTNNLQQHFSTAAAKATATDVIKSNQDFSWFRESAGIDKGHKQLLENIYQHRFTGPQHYYIPNNGYEADIPHEKVYDFPKEENLPLEYRLLALAKIQGCIDYLYPHKQLMNKNFDAYFESLLSRTITCQSRKDFEIILAKLVAPLEDTHAFSFYKQLHFAKDIFHTKLYAPFDYSVFDHYLLVTKLMIPDACQKAGIHAGDRIVAVNGKSIQDIIQSKKELLSASNPSVLLYRISQYQDNLIWPDDMALKKLAIQRNNSGDTVETAIEFIKPTDKKHIDSIVQYLNDEAKRKRQHRLEHPGIAYFRIDQTYKFISGVADDHIDQTMDSLLLAASQQKAIIFDMRGYPDWGGFVYTYIYKYFADKDNYFGKYYQQYHQNIGTFIYADQPAIYFPVLTNKSRHTYNGKVFIIVNPQTLSASEWNTMNLQYIFPGSVTIGQQSAGADGDIKRMALPGNYSLEFTGNGIFYPGGAPAQKVGVHIDEKITYRDIDLLKGQDLEFDWIIKEIL, from the coding sequence ATGAAGAAATGTATTTACTTCTTGCTGATATCCATGACACACCTGTGCGCCTCTGCACAAAAAAATAGCTATACGGTATTTTTTAAAACATGGAATTACCTTAAGTATTATCACCCCGACTTTGCAACCGGGAAGCTGAATGCCGATAGTTTGTTCTTACAGGACGTAAAAAAAATTACTGCTACGACCGATCATAATGCCGTGATCGCTTTATTGACAAATAATTTGCAACAACATTTCTCCACGGCAGCAGCTAAGGCGACCGCTACCGATGTCATAAAATCCAATCAAGATTTCAGTTGGTTCCGGGAGTCGGCCGGCATCGATAAGGGTCATAAACAATTACTGGAAAACATTTACCAACATCGTTTTACCGGCCCTCAGCATTATTATATCCCTAACAATGGCTATGAAGCTGATATCCCGCATGAAAAGGTTTATGATTTCCCCAAAGAAGAAAATCTCCCGTTGGAATACAGGTTACTGGCGCTGGCCAAGATACAAGGCTGTATCGATTACTTGTACCCTCATAAGCAATTAATGAACAAAAATTTTGATGCTTATTTCGAAAGTTTATTATCTCGCACCATCACTTGCCAATCGAGGAAAGATTTTGAAATTATCCTTGCCAAGTTGGTAGCGCCTTTGGAAGATACACATGCCTTTAGTTTCTATAAACAATTGCATTTTGCGAAAGATATCTTCCATACAAAACTGTATGCACCTTTCGATTATAGCGTCTTTGATCATTACCTGCTGGTAACAAAATTGATGATTCCTGATGCCTGCCAAAAAGCCGGTATCCATGCGGGCGATAGAATTGTTGCGGTTAATGGTAAAAGCATCCAAGATATCATACAATCTAAAAAGGAATTATTATCGGCTTCCAACCCGTCAGTGCTATTATACAGGATTTCTCAATACCAGGACAATCTAATCTGGCCGGATGATATGGCGCTTAAAAAACTGGCTATTCAAAGAAATAACTCCGGGGATACAGTGGAAACAGCAATAGAATTTATTAAACCTACAGATAAAAAGCATATTGATTCGATTGTACAATACCTGAACGATGAAGCGAAACGCAAAAGGCAGCATCGACTGGAACATCCCGGGATTGCTTATTTCAGGATCGATCAAACCTACAAGTTTATCTCCGGCGTAGCAGATGATCATATCGATCAAACGATGGACAGCCTGCTACTCGCTGCTTCTCAACAGAAAGCGATCATTTTCGATATGAGGGGATATCCCGATTGGGGCGGATTTGTTTACACTTATATTTATAAATATTTTGCTGATAAGGATAATTATTTCGGTAAATATTATCAACAGTACCATCAAAATATAGGAACATTTATTTACGCGGATCAACCTGCCATATATTTTCCAGTGCTAACAAATAAAAGCCGCCATACTTATAATGGTAAAGTCTTTATCATCGTCAACCCGCAAACATTAAGCGCCAGCGAATGGAATACGATGAACCTTCAATATATTTTCCCGGGATCGGTTACCATAGGACAACAATCTGCCGGGGCAGACGGTGATATCAAGAGAATGGCCTTGCCGGGCAACTATAGCTTGGAATTTACCGGCAATGGCATATTTTATCCTGGCGGCGCACCCGCTCAAAAAGTAGGCGTACATATTGATGAAAAGATAACTTACCGGGATATTGATTTATTAAAGGGGCAGGACCTGGAATTTGATTGGATTATAAAAGAAATATTATAA